A window of Candidatus Glassbacteria bacterium genomic DNA:
CGGGGCGTTTCAGGCTCTGCATGTACACTACTTCCGTCTCTCCCATCACCTGCGTTCTGTCCCAGGCGAATCTCTTTGAAAACCCGGCCAGGATCAACCCGGGCCGGCTGACCTCGGCGTTGATTATCAGGCTTTCGAGAGTTTTCTCGCCGGTCAGCAGGTTCAGCTTGAACCGCTCGCGATATTCGCGGTAGATCGTGGCGACCTTCAGCTTTTTTTCTTTCTGTTCCATAGGCTTGCCGCAGTCCCCGGCCCGTTACGGGCATCTTGCGCAAAGCCGCCTCTCCCGAGGGTTACGGAAGACGCGGCTCTGCAAATATCTGTTGAATTTTCGGTACAACTCCTGTTCGTCAGGTTCCGGTTCTTTCTTCCTGCTGATCAAGCTCTTCATCGGGATCAAACGTCAAGACCGGCTGGCCGACTTCTTCCTCAACGGCTTCATCCCGTCTCTCCTCGGCGATCAGCTTTCCGCTCAGGATCGCTTCCTCTTGAGTAAGTGACTTGCGGCGTATCCTGCTTTTTTTCTTCGACAGCTGCCGGTCCAATTTATCAACACAGGAATCGAAAGCCGCCCGGAGATTGGCGCCGTCACCCTTGGCGAACAGGGTGACTCCGGTAATGTGGAGGCTGATTTCGACAAAGTTGTCCCGGCCTTCCTCGCTCATCAGCACCTGGGCATCGACAATTTTCTGGTAACGGTATTCCAGGCCCTGAAGCTTGCTTTCGATATAGCTTCTCAGACTGTCGCTGATTCCCGCATTCTTCCTGGTGATATTAATCTGCATCAAATCCCCCCTTCAGGATTCACGAAAACCTCTCCTAAACTCCGCCTCACTGTAGTCACCTGCCACCCGTCCACGTGCAGTTCACCCAGATTGCAGTCACCTCGACAATGTATTTTTATCGATCGGCCTCCCGGGAAGTGTTGTGATTGATGCTCGGCAAGATATGCCATCTGAAGATAAGGATAACAAATTTAACAACCGGCTAATTAAACATAGCCCAAATTCAGTCCGATGTCCACCGCGGGGAGTGGAAAAATGACCGGTCCCCGTTGATCTGTAACAGAAAGATTAGACGCGTTTGCGCATCCTGGCCGGCAGAATACCCATCTGATCGCGATACTTGGCCACCGTGCGCCTGGCGATCCTGATCCCCTCCTCCTTGAGACGGGCGACAATTTCCTGGTCGGTGAGCGGTTTAGAAGTGTCTTCGCCCTCGATCATCTTGGAGATATCATTCTTGATCCCCCGTGCAGAAACGTCCTCACCGCTTTCGCTGGCCAGTCCGACACTGAAGAAAAACTTAAGCTGGAACACGCCCCTGGGGGTCTGGCAGTATTTGTCGTTGGTCACCCGGCTGATCGTGGATTCATGCATGTCGATCGCCTCGGACACCTCGCGAAGGGTCAGCGGCTTGAGGTGGCTGATACCGTGCTCGAAAAAGTTGTGCTGCTTATCCACGATGTAGTTCATGACCTTGAGCATGGTCTGCTTGCGTTGCTCGATAGCCTGAATCAGCCAGTTGGCGCTGTTGAGCTTTTTGTAGATGAAATCCTTGGTGTCGCCCTTGAACTGTTTCTTGTCCCGGGCGATTTCCCTGTAGGCGCGGCTGAGCCTGAGGCGGGGCAGGTTGAAGTCGTTGATGTAAACGATATAGTCGCCCTCGACTTTCTCCACAACCATATCGGGCACCACGTAATTATCGTCACGGCTCTCGCTGATCAACCTGCCCGGTTTTGGCTCCAGTTGGGCGATCTGATCGGCGGCGTCCTGAATTTCCTTGAGTCCGAGGCCGATGGATTTGGCGATATCCTGCCAGTGCCGCTTGGAGAGCTCATCGAAAAACTCATCCACCAGACGGTAAACCAGCTCATCCTCCCTGCCCTTGTCGCGCAACTGGATCAGCAGGCACTCACGCAGGTCGCGGGCGCCGATTCCGACCGGATCAAGGGTCTTGATCCGCTCCAGCACCTCGAGCACATCATCCTCGGCGGCGCGCAGCCGGAAGGCGATTTCGCTGACCGAACTCTGCAGATAGCCGTTGTCGTCGATATCGCCGATAATTTCCTCGCCGATCCGGCGCTGCCCGTCGTCAAGTTTCAGCAGGATCAACTGTTCGATAAGGTGTTTGTAAAGGGAGCTGCCGCTGGCGGGAGCTTTTTCGTGGAATTCGCGGTCGTCAACTTCCTGGGCGTAATTATCGTAGTCCAGGTTGTCGTTCTCCTTAAGGATTTCGTCCCAGTCGATATCGCCAGTGTCCCCGGAGGTCAGGTCGCCTTCGTCCGGTTCCCCCTCGATCAGCGGATCGACTGCCTCGTCAGAAGGGTCGCTATCATCCGCGTCTGAATCCTGATCGTCCCCGCTATCCTCGCTATCCCCGATTTCGTCTTCCTGCGGGGCTTCCTCCTCGTCCTCGTCCTCGTCCTCGTCGGTGGTCTCCACTCCCTCTTCGGCCTCTTCGGCCATTTCCAGGAACGGGTTGATCATCAGCTCCTGCTTAAGATGCACCTGAAGGTCCAGCATGGGCATCTGCAGCAGGTCCATCGCCTGGTAGAGGCGGGGATTAATCTGCAGTTCCTGACGGAACTGCAGTTCCATTCTGACGTGTAGCGCCATCAGTTATTCCGCGGCTGAATTACCGGCTGAGACCCGGGGCGGCACCGCCCTCACATCCTGAAATCCTGGCCCAGGTAAAGTCTCCGGGCTGTCTCGTCGTTGATCAGGGTATCCGCATCCCCGCTGAGGTGGATCCGGCCCTCGAACATGATATAGGCTCTGTCGGTTATCTTCAACGTTTCACGGACATTGTGGTCGGTGATCAGGATCCCGATTCCGCGCTGTTTGAGCCGGCTGATTATTTCCTGTATATCATCGACCGCAATCGGGTCCACACCCGCGAACGGCTCGTCGAGCAAAATGAACCGCGGCTGGGTTATCAGCGCCCGGGTAATTTCCAGACGCCTGCGCTCACCTCCCGAGAGACTGTAGGCCCTGCTCTTGCGTACCGTCTGCAGGCCCAGCTCGTCGAGCAGCTCTTCCAGCCGCTCCAGTCGTTCGGCGCGCCTGAGCTTGCGGGTTTCCAGGATCGCCAGCAGGTTCTCCTCGACCGTGAGCTTACGGAAAACCGACGGTTCCTGGGGCAGGTAGCCGATCCCCATTTCGGCCCTGCGGTACATCGGCAGGCCGGTCAGCTTCCTGTCGCCGAAAAATATCTCGCCGGCCTCCGGCCTGATCAAACCGACAATCATGTAGAAAGTGGTCGTCTTGCCCGCACCGTTGGGTCCCAGCAATCCCACCACCTCGCCCCGGCCGACTTCGAGATCAACCTGATCCACCACCCTGCGCTTCTTGTAGACCTTGACCAGTCCTTTTGTATAGAGATGCGGATCAGACTGCCGTCCGCTCTCCGTATCGACAGTTTGCGAACTCGCGCTTAAAGCCATCTTCGCTGCTCCAGTCACCACAACCTCGGCCAATCCCAACAAGATTCGTGCCAGTTGCTTTTTAATTATACCGGGTTGCGGGCGGATGTCAATGATTTAACGGGGAGAAACGCTGTCAGGTTGCACAGAAAAGCCAGCAGAGTCAGGGATGGCAGTTATTACACCACCAGTGTCCGGAGGAAGATAAACGCCTCGCCCGCCGCCGCCCACCTCGACCACCTGCAAAAGAGTATTCTCGAAAACGAGCAGGATCATACCGCCCTGAACGTAGTTTACGCCGCTTTCCGCGCTTTCCTGGTAGTAGCTGCGCGACGAGCCGGTGGCGTAAATACTGTCCAGCGCGCCGCCGCTGAAAAAAAGCCGCAGGCTGTCGCCCTCGATCCAGCTTACGTACTTCTCACCCTCCCGGGCACCTGTCGAACCGTTTGCTCCGGACCAGAACTCCCCGCGGCCATCGCCGGTGGCCTCGATCCGCTCCAGTTCACGATCCTTCGAGATCACGTCCAATTCCGCGGCGCTCAAACTGTAATCCGGGTGCTCGAGCACAGGAGGACCGCCGCGGAAATAACTTATGTCCGAGGTGCGGTCGTGGAACAGACTGTCGGCGGTCACGGTCAGGCTGTCCTGCCAGAGACGCACCCGGCCGGAGGAGACAAGGCTGTCGGAACCGTAACTGGTGACCACATCGCCGGTGAGGTTGTACGCGTCCTCGCGCAGGCTGTCGTCGTCCGCGTAGTAGGTCAGCACGGGACGGCCGCGGAGGACGAGCAGTTGATCGCCGCTGCGGTAGATGGCGCTGGTGGCCGCGGCACTCGATCCGCTTTCGTCGTTGGTGAAGCGGACGTCGCCCTCGGCGCGCAGAACCTCGGAGCCGTAATCGTACTCCATCTGCTCGCTGCGCAGCTCCCTGGTGCTGTCGGCGGCGAAAGCGTCGCCCGTTACCCGGAACAGGTCCCTGTCGCGCCAGTACTCGCCCTGGAGCCCGCTGCCGCGGATGTCCCGAGATGACCATTGCAGGCCACCGAGTGCCCGGTAATAACCCCGCTCCAGGTGATAATAGAGCGTGTCGCAGGCCAGGACCCGCTCATCGCCGGAAACGCCCACGGACCCGGTGCATTGAAAATACCCGGCGTCCGGATAGTAAATCAACCGGTCGCAGGTAATAGTTGTCGCCTCGTGGGTAATCAGCACGTCGCCGTGCAGGAGGTATGTCCGGGCGCCGGTGGAATCCCTGCGCTGGAGAAACTGATCGGCGCGGCGGATTTTGAACGGGACGGAATCGGTGGAGTCCTGTTGCGCCGCCAGCGGAGATACGGCAAGCAGGAATAACAGGACCGGCAGCCGGCAGGCCGTCAGACTGGCTGATCTGCGCTCAGAACCGGTGGCCGAGCACATTGATATCTCCGGTCGGATTTTTCAGATCTATTTCCTCGAAGCCAACATCGGCGTTAAATCCATCGCCGCTGACCTCCCCGCGCGGCCCCCGAACAACCACGCTGCTGTCGCCGTGGATCCGGTTGTCTCTTTTGATCCAGACCAGGTGTTCGGTGTGCAGCGTCCTGCTGCTGTCGGCGCTGATCACCACCACCGAATCCATCGCTTCCATATCACCCGTATCGGTATGGATAATCCCCCGGCGGGAAGTCAGCACGGATCGCACCCGGCCACCGTCGGTATAAAACAGCACGGTCAGGTCCCTGGCTTTAAGCACCTGCTGTTCGCCGAATTTTTCGGCAGTCGAGGCGCGGGCCAGGCCCCGGAGAATCCCGTTGTCGGTCAGCGTCATCTCGAACCCGTCGAATATCTGGTCGGCTACCTCGGCGCTCTCCTGCGGCTGCTCGTTCACCTGCCCCTGCTCCAACTGCGACCAGCCGCATCCGGAAAACCGGGCGCTAGCGGCGGCCAGCAGAATCAGCGCGCAGCAGGACAATAATTTTCGAGGGATCGATTTCATGGCCGAAATCCGCTGGGTGTTCAGATTATCCTGGCCCGCATCAGGTCGTGGAGATGGACCATGCCGACCACTCCGCCGGACTCGTCGACAACCGGCATTGAGATTATCGAGTGACTTTCCATCTTCTCCACAGCCTCCACACACAGGTTATCCGGGTGAATGAATTTGGGGCTGGTGTTCATTACCTCGGCTACCGGAATCCCGATAAAGTCGGCGCTGCGGGCGAGCAGCCGCTTGAAATCCCCGTCGGTGACCACGCCGGCCAGACTGCCGTCACTTTCAATCACCGCGCAGATCCCGCGCTTGGCCACCAGTTCCAGCAGCGCGTCTTTCATCCCGGCATCCGACCCTACCTTACCGATGTCTTCGCCGGTAACCATCACTTCACGCACCCGCAGCAGGAGTTGACGGCCCAATGCGCCCGCCGGGTGCAACCGGGCGAAATCCTCGGGTTTGAAATCCCGTCGCACCAGCAGAGACACCGCCAGCGCGTCGCCCATCACCATCGCCGCCGTGCTGCTGGCCGTGGGCGCCAGATCGTGGGGACAGGCTTCCTGGGCCACGCCGGCGTCCAGGACCACGTCCGAGAGCGATGACAGCATGCTGTCCCGCTTGCCAGTAAGTGCGATCACCTTGATTCCCAGCCGCTTGCAATGGTGCAGCATCTGCTCCAGCTCGGTGCTCTCACCGCTCTTGCTGATCGCCAGGAACGTATCATCCCTGCTGACCAGGCCTATATCGCCGTGCATGAAATCTACCGGGTGGACAAAAATTGCGGGCGTACCGGTGGAGGTAAGCGTGGCGGCAATCTTGCGGCCCACAATTCCGCTCTTGCCGACTCCGGAGACTATCACGCGTCCGGCGGTGGAGCAGATCAGCTCCACGGCCTCGGGGAACGAGTTGTCGAGACGGCCGAGCAGCCCGTCCACCGCATCCCGCTCGATTCCGATCACACGACGGGCCTGCTCCAGAATCGACTTCCGGCTGGTGTCCCGGCAACCGTTTTCGTTTCCCTGCTTCGCGCTCAATGGTCCCCCAGGTAATTTTGCACTGCTTGGACATAGAGTCTCCTGGCTTTGAGAACCAGGGTAATCAGCTCCCGCACGGCACCCTCGCCGCCGGGCCTGACGGGAACCCAGACCGCCGCCGCCAGCACCTCGGGGATCGCGTTGGGCACGGCCACGGGCAGCCCCACCAGCTTCATCAGCGGCAGGTCGATCATGTCATCGCCGATAAAGCTGATTCTAGCCATCGCTACGCCATGCTTGGCACTTATCTCCTTCATGGCCGCCGCCTTGTCGATACAGCTCAGCCGCATCTCGTCGATCGGAAAACGCTCCATGCGGATCCGGGCCGCGGGAAGGTTGCGGCCGCTGAGCACGACAAGTTTTACACCCACGTAGCGGCAAAGGTTCAGCGCAACACCGTCCTGGACGCTGAAACACAGCAGTTGCTCGCCGTTATCAAGCTGCCAGGTATGCCCGTCGGTCAGTACCCCGTCGATATCCATGGCAATGATTTCAACCTTGGCGGCCTTTTCCACAACCTCCGGCGGCGCATCCGGCTCGTTATTCAATTCCGGCAGATCGAATATTTTCCCTGACATAGTCTCCCAGTTCCACCAGTTCAGGTATCAGTTCGTTCGCCTGCTCGATACTCAGGCTCGTGCAGGGGTCGCTGGCCGCGTTGGGCGGGTCGGGGTGGACCTCCAGAAACAGGCCGTCCACTCCGGCGGCCACGGCCGCTCGGGCCAGCAGGGGTACATGCGCTCGGTTTCCTCCGGAAATCCGGCCCGCTCCGCCCGGCTGCTGCACGCTGTGGGTGGCGTCGAATACGACCGGGCAGCCGCTGGGACGCATGCCCCGCAGCGAGCGGTAATCCACCACCAGGTCTCCGTAGCCGAAAAACGTGCCGCGTTCGGTGAGCAGCACTCCGCCCTCACCGGTCCCACGCGCTTTCTCCGCCGCCCGGCATGCCTGCTCCGGCGACATGAACTGTCCTTTCTTGATATTGACGATTCTGCCCGTGGCAGCCGCGGTTTCGATCAGCTCCGTCTGGCGAGACAGGAAAGCGGGTATCTGCAGGATATCCACCACCTCCGAGGCCGGAGCGGCATGCGGTGTTTCATGGATGTCCGTGCACAGCGGCAGGGAGAATTTCTCGCCCACCTCGCGCAGAATCGCCAGACCCTTGTCCAGGCCGGGGCCGCGCGGGCTGTCGCCAGAACTGCGGTTGGCCTTGAGATAGCTGGCCTTGAAGATAAAAAAAACACCGAGCCTCGCGGCCAGCTCAGCCAGCGCCCCGGCACTGCGAAACATCACCTCCCTGCTCTCGACCACGCAGGGTCCGGCGATAAGAAAAAGCCGCTCGCCGCCTCCCAGGCGACCACCGGCCAATCGGACTACTTCGCTGGAGAACAGGTCGGAATTACGGTCATTCTTGCTTTCGTTTCTCATTGTTTTCCTTGGCCGCACGGATAAAATCGCGGAACAGAGGATGCGAGCGCATCGGCCTGCTCTTGAGTTCCGGGTGGAACTGGCAGCCGATAAACCACGGGTGGTTCTTGAGCTCGATTATCTCGACCAGCTGTCCGTTTGGGCTCAGTCCGCTGAAGATCATCCCTTTTTTGCTCAAAACCTGGCGGTATGCGTTGTTGATCTCGTAGCGGTGGCGATGGCGCTCGCTGATCAGCATTTCGTCGTAGATCTGCTGGACCTTAGTTCCCTCGGTAAGCTCGCAGGGATACGCCCCGAGCCGCATCGTACCGCCCTTTTCGGTAACTTCTGCCTGGTCCGGCATCAGGCTGATCACCTGATGCGGCGAGGAGGAATCGAATTCGCACGAGGTGGCCTGTTCGACATCGCAGACATTACGGGCGAATTCGACAATCGCGCACTGAAGCCCCAGACAGATCCCGAACATCGGCACCTTATTCAGCCGAGCGTAGCGGATTGTCTCCAGCTTGCCCTCGATCCCGCGGCTGCCGAATCCTCCCGGCACCAGGATCCCGTCGTACCGGCTCAGCTTGCGCTTGGCGGTGTAGCGGCTGATCCCCTCCGTGTCCACCCAAATCAGTTCCACCTGCACGTCGTTGGCCACCCCGGCGTGGACAAACGCCTCGATAATCGATTTATACGCGTCGACCAGGCTGACATACTTGCCGCAGACCGCGATTTCGATTTTCTTTTTCCCGTTGACCGCTTGGGCCACCATCTTTTTCCAGCGGCCCAGCCTTGGGCGCCTGGTGTCCAACTGGAGGTGCTCGACCGCCAGATCATCGAGCCCCTGGCTGTTGAGCATCAGCGGGACTTCGTAGATCGACTTCACATCGCGCGCCTCGAAAACCGCCCGCTGGGATACGTTACAGAACAGGGCGATTTTCTGCTTGATCTCGGTGCTGAGCGTGCGGCTGGTCCGGCAGACCAGCACGTCGGGCTGGATCCCGATCTCGCGCAGGGCTTTTACGCTGTGCTGGGTCGGCTTGGTCTTCAGTTCTCCGCTGGAGTCCAGGTACGGGACCATGGTCACATGGATGTAGAGCACGTTGCTGCGGCCCAGGTCCAGGCCGAACTGACGGATCGCCTCCAGGAACGGCAGCGACTCGATATCGCCCACGGTCCCGCCGATCTCGCTGATCACCACGTCCACCTTGCGCTTGAGCGTAAGCCGCACCAGGCTGGCCTTGATCTCGTCGGTGACATGCGGGATTACCTGGACAGTAGCGCCGAGGTAGTCTCCGCGGCGCTCCTTGGAGATGATCGTGTTATAGATCCGGCCCGTGGTGACATTGTTGTCCTGGGAAAGGGACTCGTCCAGGAAACGCTCGTAGTGGCCCAGATCGAGGTCAGTCTCGGCGCCGTCGTCGGTGACATA
This region includes:
- the raiA gene encoding ribosome-associated translation inhibitor RaiA codes for the protein MQINITRKNAGISDSLRSYIESKLQGLEYRYQKIVDAQVLMSEEGRDNFVEISLHITGVTLFAKGDGANLRAAFDSCVDKLDRQLSKKKSRIRRKSLTQEEAILSGKLIAEERRDEAVEEEVGQPVLTFDPDEELDQQEERTGT
- the rpoN gene encoding RNA polymerase factor sigma-54, whose protein sequence is MALHVRMELQFRQELQINPRLYQAMDLLQMPMLDLQVHLKQELMINPFLEMAEEAEEGVETTDEDEDEDEEEAPQEDEIGDSEDSGDDQDSDADDSDPSDEAVDPLIEGEPDEGDLTSGDTGDIDWDEILKENDNLDYDNYAQEVDDREFHEKAPASGSSLYKHLIEQLILLKLDDGQRRIGEEIIGDIDDNGYLQSSVSEIAFRLRAAEDDVLEVLERIKTLDPVGIGARDLRECLLIQLRDKGREDELVYRLVDEFFDELSKRHWQDIAKSIGLGLKEIQDAADQIAQLEPKPGRLISESRDDNYVVPDMVVEKVEGDYIVYINDFNLPRLRLSRAYREIARDKKQFKGDTKDFIYKKLNSANWLIQAIEQRKQTMLKVMNYIVDKQHNFFEHGISHLKPLTLREVSEAIDMHESTISRVTNDKYCQTPRGVFQLKFFFSVGLASESGEDVSARGIKNDISKMIEGEDTSKPLTDQEIVARLKEEGIRIARRTVAKYRDQMGILPARMRKRV
- the lptB gene encoding LPS export ABC transporter ATP-binding protein; translated protein: MALSASSQTVDTESGRQSDPHLYTKGLVKVYKKRRVVDQVDLEVGRGEVVGLLGPNGAGKTTTFYMIVGLIRPEAGEIFFGDRKLTGLPMYRRAEMGIGYLPQEPSVFRKLTVEENLLAILETRKLRRAERLERLEELLDELGLQTVRKSRAYSLSGGERRRLEITRALITQPRFILLDEPFAGVDPIAVDDIQEIISRLKQRGIGILITDHNVRETLKITDRAYIMFEGRIHLSGDADTLINDETARRLYLGQDFRM
- the lptC gene encoding LPS export ABC transporter periplasmic protein LptC, which codes for MKSIPRKLLSCCALILLAAASARFSGCGWSQLEQGQVNEQPQESAEVADQIFDGFEMTLTDNGILRGLARASTAEKFGEQQVLKARDLTVLFYTDGGRVRSVLTSRRGIIHTDTGDMEAMDSVVVISADSSRTLHTEHLVWIKRDNRIHGDSSVVVRGPRGEVSGDGFNADVGFEEIDLKNPTGDINVLGHRF
- a CDS encoding KpsF/GutQ family sugar-phosphate isomerase; its protein translation is MLEQARRVIGIERDAVDGLLGRLDNSFPEAVELICSTAGRVIVSGVGKSGIVGRKIAATLTSTGTPAIFVHPVDFMHGDIGLVSRDDTFLAISKSGESTELEQMLHHCKRLGIKVIALTGKRDSMLSSLSDVVLDAGVAQEACPHDLAPTASSTAAMVMGDALAVSLLVRRDFKPEDFARLHPAGALGRQLLLRVREVMVTGEDIGKVGSDAGMKDALLELVAKRGICAVIESDGSLAGVVTDGDFKRLLARSADFIGIPVAEVMNTSPKFIHPDNLCVEAVEKMESHSIISMPVVDESGGVVGMVHLHDLMRARII
- a CDS encoding HAD hydrolase family protein, whose product is MSGKIFDLPELNNEPDAPPEVVEKAAKVEIIAMDIDGVLTDGHTWQLDNGEQLLCFSVQDGVALNLCRYVGVKLVVLSGRNLPAARIRMERFPIDEMRLSCIDKAAAMKEISAKHGVAMARISFIGDDMIDLPLMKLVGLPVAVPNAIPEVLAAAVWVPVRPGGEGAVRELITLVLKARRLYVQAVQNYLGDH
- the kdsA gene encoding 3-deoxy-8-phosphooctulonate synthase, with product MRNESKNDRNSDLFSSEVVRLAGGRLGGGERLFLIAGPCVVESREVMFRSAGALAELAARLGVFFIFKASYLKANRSSGDSPRGPGLDKGLAILREVGEKFSLPLCTDIHETPHAAPASEVVDILQIPAFLSRQTELIETAAATGRIVNIKKGQFMSPEQACRAAEKARGTGEGGVLLTERGTFFGYGDLVVDYRSLRGMRPSGCPVVFDATHSVQQPGGAGRISGGNRAHVPLLARAAVAAGVDGLFLEVHPDPPNAASDPCTSLSIEQANELIPELVELGDYVRENIRSAGIE
- a CDS encoding CTP synthase is translated as MKHTEGVKYIFVTGGVVSSLGKGITSSALGMLLKSRGLSVTIMKFDPYLNVDPGTMNPLQHGEVYVTDDGAETDLDLGHYERFLDESLSQDNNVTTGRIYNTIISKERRGDYLGATVQVIPHVTDEIKASLVRLTLKRKVDVVISEIGGTVGDIESLPFLEAIRQFGLDLGRSNVLYIHVTMVPYLDSSGELKTKPTQHSVKALREIGIQPDVLVCRTSRTLSTEIKQKIALFCNVSQRAVFEARDVKSIYEVPLMLNSQGLDDLAVEHLQLDTRRPRLGRWKKMVAQAVNGKKKIEIAVCGKYVSLVDAYKSIIEAFVHAGVANDVQVELIWVDTEGISRYTAKRKLSRYDGILVPGGFGSRGIEGKLETIRYARLNKVPMFGICLGLQCAIVEFARNVCDVEQATSCEFDSSSPHQVISLMPDQAEVTEKGGTMRLGAYPCELTEGTKVQQIYDEMLISERHRHRYEINNAYRQVLSKKGMIFSGLSPNGQLVEIIELKNHPWFIGCQFHPELKSRPMRSHPLFRDFIRAAKENNEKRKQE